The Anomalospiza imberbis isolate Cuckoo-Finch-1a 21T00152 chromosome 7, ASM3175350v1, whole genome shotgun sequence genome has a window encoding:
- the SEC22A gene encoding vesicle-trafficking protein SEC22a codes for MLGAKLLLTLLAMSMILSASVVRVRDGLPLSASTDYDQSTGMQECRKYFKMLSKKLSQLPDRCTLKTGQYNINFISSLGVSYMMLCTENYPNVLAFCFLDELQKEFITTYNMMKTNTAIRPYCFIEFDNFIQRTKQRYNNTRSLSTKMNLADMQTEIKLRPPYQISVSELGSANGFSHIPVGEYKGTGKISAAPHQRLEPVTLPGIVSFVLSLLCGALNLIRGFHAIESLIQNEGEDFSYVIAFFLGTAACLYQCYLFVYYTGWRNAKSFLTFGLICLCNMYLYELRNLWQLFFHVTVGAFSTLQIRLRQPQGKSPDYNV; via the exons ATGTTAGGTGCTAA GTTGTTGTTAACTCTGTTGGCAATGTCTATGATTTTATCTGCCTCTGTGGTCCGTGTGAGGGATGGACTCCCACTTTCTGCATCTACTGATTATGACCAGAGCACGGGAATGCAAGaatgtagaaaatattttaaaatgctctcTAAAAAACTTTCTCAGCTTCCTGATAGATGTACTCTGAAAACGGGACAGTATAATATAAA CTTTATAAGTTCTCTGGGAGTAAGCTATATGATGTTGTGCACCGAAAATTATCCCAATGTCCTGGCTTTCTGTTTCCTGGATGAGCTTCAGAAGGAGTTCATCACTACCTACAATATGATGAAGACAAATACTGCTATCAGACCATACTGTTTTATAGAGTTTG ATAATTTCATTCAGAGGACCAAACAGAGATACAACAACACACGTTCTTTGTCAACAAAGATGAATCTTGCTGATATGCAGACTGAAATCAAACTGAGACCACCGTATCAAATTTCTGTGTCAGAACTTGGTTCAGCCAATGGCTTTTCTCACATACCTGTGGGGGAGTATAAAGGTACTGGTAAGATATCTGCAG CTCCTCATCAACGTCTGGAACCTGTGACTCTGCCAGGGATTGTCTCATTTGTGCTTAGTCTGTTATGTGGAGCTTTGAATTTAATCCGTGGCTTCCATGCCATAGAAAGCCTTATCCAG AATGAAGGTGAAGATTTCAGCTATGTTAttgcattttttcttggaaCCGCAGCCTGTTTGTATCAG TGTTACCTGTTTGTGTACTACACAGGCTGGAGGAATGCCAAGTCCTTCCTGACTTTTGGGTTGATCTGCCTGTGTAACATGTACCTGTATGAACTGCGCAACCTGTGGCAGCTCTTCTTCCATGTGACTGTGGGAGCTTTTTCTACCCTACAAATCCGACTGCGACAACCGCAGGGAAAGTCCCCTGATTACAATGTCTGA